A single genomic interval of Rubripirellula reticaptiva harbors:
- a CDS encoding di-heme-cytochrome C peroxidase, with protein MQFVSRTAFLLVAAYATVSWAQENPLHIHHGDAVDRVVTLKQNWSDEESNWFYNVPQGSRLLPYDWFLHLEQPASVSPFFDPEHIRDLGYIPRNVSADNPDGLPLGFVKDAAYDDGTAGLGLTCAACHTSQINHGRVGYIIDGGPAMGDMQTLMKHLVASLDNTVKQDGKFLRFAGKLFGSDDSEENRKLLRSALQSAASARAGYNTRNFPNEDAEGFGHGRVDAFGAIFNEVSVTFLGISENVRPASAPVSYPCLWDAPQHDRVQWNGAAENRTSELGKLLFGTVKVGALGRNTGEVLGVFGHAEIEDHELLVPRKYASTVNKANLLEIEDSLERLWSPEWPTAFGAIDKSRKLRGEALFVENCQSCHQAIDRTADDRKVTAMMSDEGTDPAMAMNFGRTAKTGVLEGRRISLSDHERFGSEAPIGSLLKHLVQRVMLNSLPRAEIKNLLVTGKAGDEELSPGYQNTAVIRFGDNSVNVPLDSLARIGDATIQISAGNEKLNSLADMIRTKLAADPKVAGALESVVSSQERVTLSQPDDEGSGGELRVNEATASFAYKARPLNGIWATAPYLHNGSVPTLWELLLPEGKRKPTFHVGSIEFDPVHVGFVDDARFPTFDTSVDGNLNIGHEHGVDLEDDQKLDLIEYLKSL; from the coding sequence ATGCAGTTTGTTAGTCGAACAGCCTTCTTGTTGGTCGCTGCCTATGCGACCGTCAGTTGGGCGCAGGAAAACCCCCTGCATATCCACCACGGTGATGCCGTTGATCGGGTGGTGACGCTCAAGCAGAATTGGTCGGACGAAGAATCGAACTGGTTCTATAATGTCCCCCAAGGTTCGCGGCTGTTGCCGTATGACTGGTTTCTTCATTTGGAACAACCGGCGTCAGTGTCGCCGTTTTTTGACCCCGAACATATTCGCGACCTTGGCTACATTCCGCGAAATGTGTCAGCCGACAATCCTGACGGCTTGCCATTGGGATTTGTAAAAGATGCCGCCTACGATGACGGTACCGCCGGTCTAGGTCTCACGTGTGCGGCCTGTCATACGTCGCAGATCAACCACGGGAGAGTTGGCTACATTATCGACGGCGGCCCTGCCATGGGCGACATGCAGACTTTGATGAAACACTTGGTCGCATCGTTAGACAACACGGTTAAGCAGGACGGAAAGTTCTTACGATTCGCTGGCAAGTTGTTCGGCTCCGACGACTCTGAAGAGAATCGCAAATTGCTTCGGTCGGCTTTGCAATCCGCCGCCAGTGCGAGGGCTGGATACAACACTCGAAATTTTCCAAATGAAGATGCGGAAGGTTTCGGCCACGGACGGGTGGATGCTTTTGGAGCGATCTTCAACGAGGTCTCGGTCACCTTCTTGGGCATCAGCGAAAACGTCCGTCCCGCATCGGCACCTGTCAGCTACCCGTGTCTCTGGGACGCGCCGCAACACGATCGTGTCCAATGGAACGGGGCTGCCGAAAACCGAACGAGCGAACTGGGAAAACTGCTGTTTGGCACGGTGAAGGTGGGAGCGCTCGGCAGAAACACCGGTGAGGTACTGGGCGTCTTTGGCCACGCCGAGATTGAGGATCACGAGTTGCTTGTTCCTCGTAAGTACGCATCAACGGTGAACAAGGCGAACCTCCTCGAAATTGAGGACAGCCTTGAAAGATTGTGGTCGCCAGAATGGCCCACGGCTTTTGGTGCGATTGATAAGTCACGCAAACTCCGCGGTGAAGCGTTGTTTGTAGAGAATTGCCAAAGCTGCCATCAGGCTATTGATCGAACCGCAGATGATCGCAAGGTGACCGCCATGATGTCGGACGAAGGAACCGATCCAGCAATGGCGATGAACTTTGGCCGAACAGCAAAAACGGGTGTGCTGGAAGGACGACGCATTTCGTTATCCGATCACGAACGATTCGGCTCCGAAGCACCGATTGGTTCTCTGCTCAAGCACCTTGTCCAACGCGTGATGCTCAATTCGCTGCCGCGAGCTGAGATCAAAAATCTGTTGGTCACTGGCAAGGCGGGGGATGAAGAACTGAGCCCCGGCTATCAGAACACAGCGGTCATTCGATTTGGCGACAACTCGGTTAACGTGCCTCTTGATTCGCTCGCTCGTATTGGCGACGCGACTATCCAAATATCCGCAGGCAATGAAAAACTGAATTCGCTGGCTGACATGATCCGGACGAAGTTGGCTGCTGATCCCAAAGTTGCTGGTGCGCTAGAAAGCGTGGTGTCGTCCCAAGAGCGAGTAACGCTTTCGCAACCGGATGATGAGGGAAGCGGTGGGGAACTTCGTGTAAACGAAGCAACGGCGTCCTTCGCCTACAAGGCAAGGCCGCTGAACGGCATTTGGGCAACTGCCCCGTACTTGCACAACGGGTCGGTTCCAACGCTCTGGGAACTTTTGCTTCCAGAGGGCAAGCGGAAGCCTACGTTTCATGTCGGAAGTATTGAGTTTGATCCGGTCCACGTCGGTTTCGTTGACGATGCACGCTTTCCAACCTTCGACACGTCGGTCGACGGTAATCTCAACATCGGCCACGAGCATGGGGTCGACCTTGAAGATGACCAGAAGCTCGATTTAATCGAATACCTGAAGTCACTCTAG
- a CDS encoding lipase family protein encodes MAKNKLTDQERENRLRKLLGNIAPEGALGNLKETLESTSPMAGEATESLDNLTLGGPNASDEQIAVESLDVLIQDPGEGVLRPDQLFGLEAIVHKRFRPAEFILNNSFKNLPHPWTHLGNGDSRTAIETACRSIGRIEVPGHPSLPYAGTGFLVGTNLLMTNRHVAAIFCRGLGRKHVKIITGMNVQIDFLEEHLNPEEFVLEVDGVELIHPYWDMALLRVKQLPEGVVPLTLSTARPEAFENQDVVVVGYPAMDPRNDITLQNQIFHGVYDVKRLQPGKLLTRQEVGSFGKLVNALTHDCSTLGGNSGSALLHIPSGQIIGLHFAGIYLKENYAVPTFDLASDQNVVQAGVNFAPGDVPLSNDYLQFWNDADSEIAESSGTSSGRLNASTTTGSSPQTPSLQSPPPHGGAGNNDSPLSFEWTQPLHFSVRLGNPVAGHPAPSMIASLSPTNASVPTSEGRFRSQQTSDNELAGEFDSLSLLADGDAIAAAYSTAFCSQLAYESPAVVDRVARRWNFQFCRSIHVGDTQCFFASNENVNLIAFRGTESLADWLTDLKILSIQRTYGRVHRGFVGAFQDVESQLLELIELNPGKRLVITGHSLGGALAVVAAAEWSGRINVNSVFTFGQPAVGKGNFVPFMTNQYGERHLRVVNDDDIVAMVPPTFVHTGRLLHMRNGVQIESLALGHSATDEVEPSGEAVNDPPTMSEEKFGTLQDQLRVAKAMTPTTDIAEEGPLHAEGLLPSFRDHKMANYIAGLKRLMRGTNGQ; translated from the coding sequence ATGGCTAAGAACAAGTTGACCGACCAAGAACGCGAAAACCGTTTACGGAAATTGCTTGGCAACATCGCACCGGAAGGGGCGTTGGGCAATCTCAAGGAGACACTGGAGTCTACATCGCCGATGGCCGGGGAAGCGACCGAATCGCTTGACAATCTGACCCTCGGTGGACCGAATGCATCGGACGAGCAGATAGCGGTCGAGTCGCTCGACGTACTTATCCAAGATCCTGGTGAAGGTGTGCTTCGTCCCGATCAGTTGTTCGGTCTGGAGGCAATCGTTCACAAACGTTTTCGCCCGGCTGAGTTCATCTTGAATAACTCTTTCAAGAACCTGCCGCATCCATGGACACATCTTGGGAACGGGGACTCGCGAACAGCAATTGAAACCGCATGCCGATCTATCGGACGCATTGAAGTTCCAGGACACCCCAGCCTACCATATGCTGGCACAGGCTTCCTCGTCGGAACCAATCTGTTGATGACCAATCGCCACGTCGCCGCGATTTTCTGTCGAGGACTGGGACGCAAGCATGTCAAGATTATCACTGGCATGAATGTCCAGATTGACTTTCTGGAAGAGCATTTAAACCCAGAAGAGTTTGTTTTGGAAGTTGATGGTGTCGAGTTGATTCACCCGTATTGGGACATGGCTCTCCTGCGAGTGAAGCAGCTTCCCGAGGGCGTCGTTCCGTTGACTCTCTCGACGGCGCGGCCCGAAGCGTTTGAGAACCAGGACGTCGTTGTCGTTGGCTACCCAGCTATGGATCCACGCAACGACATCACACTCCAAAATCAAATTTTCCACGGCGTTTACGACGTCAAACGCTTGCAGCCAGGAAAGTTACTCACCAGACAAGAGGTTGGCAGTTTCGGCAAATTGGTCAACGCTCTAACACATGACTGTTCCACACTTGGCGGGAACTCGGGGTCAGCCCTCCTGCACATTCCGAGTGGTCAGATCATCGGCCTACACTTCGCCGGAATCTATTTGAAGGAGAACTACGCGGTTCCGACCTTTGACTTGGCTTCTGATCAAAACGTTGTCCAAGCAGGCGTGAATTTCGCTCCAGGTGACGTGCCATTAAGCAATGACTACTTGCAATTTTGGAACGACGCTGATTCCGAAATCGCCGAATCATCGGGTACGTCGAGTGGCAGGCTGAACGCTTCGACGACAACCGGCTCGTCACCCCAGACACCTTCGCTTCAGTCGCCTCCTCCGCACGGTGGCGCGGGGAACAACGACTCGCCACTGTCGTTTGAATGGACTCAACCACTCCATTTTTCGGTTCGGCTTGGCAATCCTGTTGCGGGACATCCCGCGCCAAGCATGATTGCCTCGCTTTCGCCGACTAATGCGAGTGTTCCGACCAGTGAGGGGCGTTTTCGTTCACAACAGACGAGCGACAATGAGTTGGCTGGTGAGTTTGATTCGCTGAGTCTGCTTGCCGACGGCGATGCCATCGCCGCCGCGTACTCAACGGCGTTCTGCAGTCAGCTTGCGTATGAATCTCCGGCGGTTGTTGACCGTGTTGCCCGTCGATGGAATTTTCAATTCTGTCGGTCCATTCATGTTGGCGACACGCAATGTTTCTTTGCTTCCAACGAAAATGTCAACTTGATTGCTTTTCGTGGCACTGAAAGCCTTGCTGATTGGCTCACCGACTTGAAGATACTTTCCATTCAACGAACCTACGGGCGAGTTCATCGAGGCTTCGTCGGCGCGTTCCAGGATGTCGAGTCGCAACTGCTTGAACTGATCGAATTGAATCCTGGAAAGCGATTGGTCATTACGGGTCACAGTTTGGGTGGCGCATTGGCGGTCGTCGCTGCGGCAGAGTGGAGTGGTCGCATCAATGTCAACAGCGTTTTTACTTTCGGTCAACCAGCAGTTGGGAAAGGAAACTTCGTACCATTCATGACCAATCAATACGGCGAGCGGCACTTGCGAGTGGTCAACGACGATGACATTGTCGCGATGGTGCCTCCGACCTTCGTTCATACCGGTCGTCTGCTACACATGCGCAACGGTGTTCAGATAGAATCGTTAGCGCTGGGCCACTCTGCGACCGACGAAGTTGAGCCTAGCGGCGAGGCAGTCAACGATCCACCAACGATGAGCGAAGAAAAGTTTGGCACGCTTCAAGACCAACTACGAGTGGCGAAAGCTATGACGCCCACGACTGACATCGCTGAAGAAGGCCCCTTGCATGCCGAAGGTTTGCTGCCAAGTTTTCGCGACCACAAAATGGCGAACTACATCGCAGGATTGAAACGATTGATGCGGGGAACCAACGGACAATAA
- a CDS encoding helix-turn-helix domain-containing protein — protein MPKKTIKSRVSAAKDNDSTLTLGQFLAKTRTEKQMTLRQVEDATDKEISNGYLSQLENDKITKPSPHVLHTLAEVYDVAYDQLMQKAGYITTRSPESSIKQSSKQSKPQQHGRAATFAEEALTEQEEDQLLEYLAFLRSRK, from the coding sequence ATGCCGAAGAAGACCATCAAATCGCGTGTGTCCGCGGCGAAAGACAACGATTCAACGCTGACTCTCGGGCAATTTTTGGCAAAAACGCGGACTGAAAAGCAGATGACGCTTCGGCAGGTCGAAGATGCGACAGACAAGGAAATTTCCAATGGCTATCTGTCGCAGTTGGAGAATGACAAAATCACGAAACCGTCGCCGCATGTGCTCCATACGTTAGCTGAGGTGTACGACGTGGCGTACGATCAACTGATGCAAAAGGCGGGCTACATCACGACTCGATCACCTGAATCGTCAATAAAGCAGAGCAGCAAGCAGAGCAAACCCCAACAGCACGGACGAGCAGCAACCTTCGCCGAAGAGGCTCTGACCGAGCAAGAAGAAGATCAGTTGCTTGAGTATCTTGCGTTTCTTCGCTCTAGGAAATAA